The following proteins are encoded in a genomic region of Ananas comosus cultivar F153 linkage group 25, ASM154086v1, whole genome shotgun sequence:
- the LOC109703482 gene encoding triosephosphate isomerase, chloroplastic, whose protein sequence is MAASSSSLASHISHNFAGLRRGGGSKGEPSSASSPSTNALFFDRAASRLRVASSSRRPPRGVVAMAGSGKFFVGGNWKCNGTKDSISKLVSDLNGATLENDVDVVVAPPFVYIDQVKSSLTDRVEISGQNAWVGKGGAFTGEISAEQLIDVGCKWVILGHSERRHIIGEDNEFIGKKAAYALSQNLKVIACIGEKLEEREAGKTFEVCFQQLKAFADSISSWTDVVIAYEPVWAIGTGKVATPLQAQEVHVAVRDWLKKNISPEVASATRIIYGGSVNGSNCAELAKQEDIDGFLVGGASLKGPEFATIVNSVTSKKIAA, encoded by the exons ATGGCGGCGTCGTCGTCCTCGCTCGCGTCGCACATCTCCCACAACTTCGCGGGGCTCCGCCGCGGAGGAGGCTCCAAGGGCGAGCCCTCGTCGGCGTCGTCTCCCTCCACCAACGCCCTCTTCTTCGATCGCGCGGCGTCTCGTCTCCGCGTCGCTTCTTCTTCTCGGAGGCCTCCGAGAGGGGTCGTCGCCATGGCCGGATCGGGAAAG TTTTTTGTTGGAGGCAACTGGAAATGC AATGGAACAAAGGACTCTATCAGCAAACTTGTCTCTGATTTGAATGGAGCTACATTGGAAAATGATGTTG ATGTTGTCGTAGCACCTCCATTCGTATATATTGACCAGGTCAAGTCTTCACTGACTGATCGTGTTGAGATATCTGGTCAAAATGCTTGGGTTGGAAAAGGTGGAGCTTTTACTGGAGAAATCAG TGCTGAGCAACTGATTGATGTTGGCTGCAAGTGGGTTATTCTGGGGCATTCTGAGCGCAGGCATATTATTGGTGAAGATAATGAG TTTATTGGTAAGAAGGCTGCGTATGCCTTGAGTCAGAATCTTAAGGTTATTGCGTGTATAGGAGAGAAGCTCGAAGAAAGGGAAGCCGGGAAAACTTTTGAGGTCTGTTTTCAGCAGTTGAAGGCTTTTGCAG ATAGTATCTCAAGCTGGACAGATGTTGTTATTGCGTACGAGCCAGTTTGGGCTATTGGCACCGGAAAAGTGGCCACTCCCCTGCAGGCTCAGGAAGTGCATGTTGCTGTCCGCGATTGGCTGAAAAAGAACATTTCGCCTGAGGTTGCTTCTGCTACTCGTATTATCTATGGAG GTTCAGTAAATGGGAGCAATTGTGCAGAGCTTGCAAAACAAGAAGATATTGATGGATTTCTTGTCGGAGGGGCCTCATTGAAG GGCCCGGAGTTTGCCACTATTGTGAACTCGGTGACCTCAAAGAAAATTGCTGCTTGA
- the LOC109703632 gene encoding transcription initiation factor IIB encodes MGDAFCPDCKRSTEVVFDHSAGDTVCYECGLVLEAHSIDETSEWRTFANESGDNDPVRVGGPANPLLTDGGLSTVIAKPNGTQGEFLTSSLGRWQNRGANPDRSLILAFRTIATMADRLGLVATIKDRANEIYKKVEDLKSIRGRNQDAILAACLYIACRQEDRPRTVKEICSVANGATKKEIGRAKEFIVKQLEGEMGQSMEMGTIHAGDFLRRFCSHLGMTNQAVKAAQEAVQKSEELDIRRSPISIAAAIIYMITQLSDDKKPLKDISVATGVAEGTIRNSYKDLYPYASRIIPASYAKEEDLKNLCTP; translated from the exons ATGGGGGACGCGTTTTGCCCGGATTGCAAGCGGAGCACGGAGGTGGTGTTCGACCACTCGGCGGGGGACACGGTGTGCTACGAGTGCGGGCTCGTGCTCGAGGCGCACTCCATCGACGAGACCTCGGAGTGGCGCACCTTCGCCAACGAGTCCGGCGACAACGACCCCGTCCGCGTCGGCGGCCCCGCCAACCCCCTCCTCACCGACGGCGGCCTCTCCACCGTCATCGCCAAGCCCAACGGCACCCAGGGCGAGTTCCTCACCTCCTCCCTCGGCCGCTGGCAGAACCGCGGCGCCAACCCCGACCGCTCCCTCATCCTCGCCTTCCGCACCATCGCCACCATGGCCGATCG GTTGGGTCTTGTTGCCACTATTAAG GATCGAGCGAATGAGATTTATAAGAAAGTGGAAGATCTCAAGTCCATTAGAGGGAGAAACCAAGATGCGATCTTAGCTGCTTGTCTATACATCGCTTGTAGGCAAGAAGATAGGCCCCGCACTGTGAAAG AAATCTGTTCTGTTGCTAATGgagcaacaaagaaagaaattgGGAGAGCAAAGGAGTTCATAGTAAAGCAGCTTGAAGGTGAGATGGGCCAATCGATGGAGATGGGCACCATACATGCAGGAGATTTCCTG AGACGTTTCTGTTCACATCTTGGCATGACAAACCAAGCAGTTAAAGCAGCTCAAGAAGCAGTTCAAAAGTCTGAAGAACTTGATATACG GCGGAGTCCAATATCGATTGCGGCAGCTATAATTTACATGATAACTCAGCTATCTGATGACAAGAAGCCCCTCAAAG ATATATCCGTGGCCACTGGAGTCGCCGAAGGCACCATTAGAAACTCTTACAAAGATCTCTATCCCTACGCATCGAGGATCATTCCGGCCTCTTACGCGAAGGAGGAAGACTTAAAGAACCTCTGCACCCCCTGA
- the LOC109703498 gene encoding putative ER lumen protein-retaining receptor C28H8.4, with amino-acid sequence MRGPRRPLSVVAGWVRRQPPKVKAFLAVVAGMAALAFIRFIVHDHDNLFVAAEAAHALGISVLIYKLTKEKTCAGLSLKSQDLTALFLAVRLYCSFVMEYDIHTLLDTATLVTTLWVIYMIRFKLKSSYMEDKDNFAIHYVVLPCALLAVLIHPSTSHNIVNRICWAFCVYLEAVSVLPQLRLMQNTKIVEPFTAHYVFALGVARFLSCAHWVLQVLDTRGRLLTALGYGWWPSMVLLSEIVQTFILADFCYYYVKSLVGGQLVLRLPSGVV; translated from the exons ATGCGGGGGCCGCGGCGGCCGCTGAGCGTGGTGGCGGGGTGGGTGCGGCGGCAGCCGCCGAAGGTGAAGGCGTTCCTCGCCGTGGTCGCGGGCATGGCGGCGCTCGCCTTCATCCGCTTCATCGTCCACGACCACGACAACCTCTTCGTCGCCGCGGAGGCCGCGCACGCCCTCGGCATCTCCGTCCTCATCTACAAGCTCACCAAGGAGAAGACCTGCGCCG GATTGTCCCTCAAATCTCAGGATTTAACAGCTTTATTTCTTGCTGTTAGATTGTATTGTAGTTTTGTCATGGAGTATGACATCCACACACTGCTGGACACCGCTACACTTGTGACTACTCTTTGGGTTATATATATGATTCGATTTAAGCTAAAGTCATCTTATATGGAGGACAAGGACAACTTTGCAATCCATTATGTG GTCTTGCCTTGTGCTTTACTAGCAGTACTTATTCATCCTTCCACATCACATAATATTGTGAACAGGATTTGTTGGGCTTTCTGTGTTTACCTAGAAGCTGTTTCAGTGTTACCTCAATTGCGACTGATGCAAAACACGAAG ATTGTTGAGCCCTTCACAGCTCATTATGTTTTCGCCTTGGGAGTAGCTAGGTTTTTGAGTTGTGCGCACTGGGTCCTTCAG GTTTTGGATACTCGCGGGCGCTTATTGACAGCTTTGGGCTATGGTTGGTGGCCTTCTATGGTTCTTCTCTCGGAGATTGTTCAGACTTTCATCCTCGCAGACTTCTGCTACTATTACGTGAAGAG TCTTGTAGGTGGGCAACTGGTGCTACGCCTTCCTTCCGGAGTGGTGTAA